A region of the Chloroflexota bacterium genome:
TGGGGTAGCGCTGCTCACGGTCCGTCACGCCATCGAGCTGTTGCGACGGGCAGGTTACGTCTCGGTTGAGCACGGGCGGGGGACGTTCGTCACCGACCCACGCGGCGCAGACACCGTGCTGGTCGTGGACGACGATGCGCGGGTTCGGTCGGTGCTGGTGGAGCACGTCGCCTATGCTGGCTTCCGCGTGCTCGAGGCGGCCAACGGGCTGGAAGCGCTGGACGTCCTCGGCTCAGAGCCGGTCAGCCTGGTGTTCACCGATCTCCGCATGCCGACCATGGACGGCATCGAGCTGCTGCGGCGCGCGCGGCCCCGCTATCCCAGCACGATCTTCATCGTCGTGAGCGCGTACCCGGACGACCTGGTGGCGCTGTATCGGACGGATGCCTTCCCGATCACGGTGATCCCCAAGCCGTTCCGCGCCGAGCAGGTCCGGCGGGCGCTGGCCCTGCTGCGTGGCCCGGAGAACGGCAACGGCAACCCGACGGCCAGCTCGGTCGAGTCCCGCGCGTCGATGGACCGGGGCGAGGGGCGCGCTGTTGTGCCGGCTGCGCGGCCGGTCAGTGCGGCGTCGGTGCTGATCGTGGACGACGACGCCTTTCACCGTGCCACGCTCGGCGAGATGATGACGGCCCAGGGGCACAGCGTCCGCGAGGCCGCGGATGGCGTGACGGCCATCGAAGCGGTGTCCGAGGAACGGTTCAGCCACGTCTTTCTGGAAGTCCACCTGCCGGGGCTGGGCGGTATCGAGCTGGCGCGCCTGATCCGCGAGCGCGACCCGAAGACGGTGACGATCCTGATGAGCGCCGACCAGCAGGATGCGCTGCGGGGGCGTCAGGCCGGT
Encoded here:
- a CDS encoding response regulator, giving the protein MSEPVSEPRPYQRVYADLRARIERGELVHGAQLPSQPALAAEYGVALLTVRHAIELLRRAGYVSVEHGRGTFVTDPRGADTVLVVDDDARVRSVLVEHVAYAGFRVLEAANGLEALDVLGSEPVSLVFTDLRMPTMDGIELLRRARPRYPSTIFIVVSAYPDDLVALYRTDAFPITVIPKPFRAEQVRRALALLRGPENGNGNPTASSVESRASMDRGEGRAVVPAARPVSAASVLIVDDDAFHRATLGEMMTAQGHSVREAADGVTAIEAVSEERFSHVFLEVHLPGLGGIELARLIRERDPKTVTILMSADQQDALRGRQAGLGPTMTLIKPLSPAHVVAALRLVAE